One window of Elusimicrobiota bacterium genomic DNA carries:
- a CDS encoding alpha/beta fold hydrolase — protein sequence MNTLWTLLAAAAFAAGPAKTESVPSSRGVSFQTGDGLRIEADYLPARGGKPVLVLLHGVGASRREWDPFVGELAKKGFGALQVDARGHGGSGGPRSEAFRSEADWRALGADLDAALLWLKGRGVPEARVAFMGASIGANHALLAAARHPGTPFAVLLSPGLDYRGVRVEEAYRRFERPLFVAAAPEDAYAMGSCRTLAAGDGGKPRAARFVAGGSGHGAGLLSGEVNRPLVEELLRWLSERAASSRPPARRSSSVP from the coding sequence ATGAACACTTTATGGACGCTCCTGGCGGCGGCGGCGTTCGCGGCGGGCCCCGCGAAGACGGAGTCCGTCCCCTCGTCACGAGGGGTGAGCTTTCAGACGGGCGACGGGCTGCGCATCGAAGCGGACTACCTGCCGGCGCGGGGGGGGAAGCCCGTCCTCGTGCTTCTCCACGGGGTGGGGGCGAGCCGGCGCGAGTGGGACCCGTTCGTGGGGGAACTCGCGAAGAAGGGCTTCGGCGCCCTGCAGGTGGACGCCCGCGGGCACGGCGGCTCGGGCGGTCCGCGCAGCGAGGCCTTCCGCTCCGAAGCCGATTGGCGGGCGCTGGGCGCCGACCTGGATGCCGCGCTCCTCTGGCTGAAAGGACGGGGGGTGCCCGAGGCGAGGGTCGCCTTCATGGGGGCGAGCATCGGCGCCAACCACGCGCTGCTCGCGGCCGCGCGCCATCCGGGGACCCCTTTCGCCGTGCTGCTCTCCCCGGGGCTCGACTACCGCGGCGTGCGCGTCGAGGAGGCCTACCGCCGCTTCGAGCGCCCGCTCTTCGTCGCCGCGGCCCCCGAAGACGCTTACGCGATGGGGAGCTGCCGGACGCTGGCGGCGGGCGACGGGGGAAAGCCGCGAGCCGCCCGGTTCGTCGCGGGCGGCTCGGGGCACGGCGCGGGTCTGCTCTCCGGAGAGGTCAACCGTCCTTTGGTGGAGGAGCTCCTCCGCTGGCTTTCCGAGCGCGCGGCTTCTTCTCGCCCGCCGGCGCGGCGGTCTTCGTCCGTTCCTTGA
- a CDS encoding YgiQ family radical SAM protein: MASGAVPQPPFLPMTREEMELLGWKELDVLLVSGDAYVDHPSFGTALLGRWLCAHGFRVGVVAQPRWDRVDDVERMGRPRLFAGAGAGALDSLLAHYTAFRKKRSDDAYTPGGKAGARPNRASIVYAGLLKRVFPGLPVVLGGVEASLRRAAHYDFWSDALRRSILLDAKADLLVCGMGERAVLELARRLDAGGDKNDWRRVPGVAFVGKPEDIPAGAEVLALPSYEEILADPKKLMSATLALERQMMGGRWAAQAHGAPSVLPSHRPADAPGRQRGGARSVLFTPVAEPLSTAELDALYGLPFARAAHPSYREEIPAVEMIRGSVVSHRGCAGGCSFCALALHQGRRIASRSQASIEGEVRALSKSAGFDGSVSDVGGPSANMWGARCAADPAKCRRESCLTPALCPHFQDDQEGLVELLRALKRLPGVQHVRVASGVRHDLAARSPAYQRALAAEFTGGQLKLAPEHACERVLELMRKPSFKAFEEFLTVFERESKAAGKEQFVVPYLMSAFPGCTEADMHALARWLKRRGWKPRQVQCFVPTPGTVAAAMFFGGTDPAGNPIPVARTDAQRLRQHAILVGDWGKVE; the protein is encoded by the coding sequence ATGGCTTCCGGCGCCGTGCCTCAGCCGCCGTTCCTCCCCATGACCCGCGAGGAGATGGAGCTCCTCGGCTGGAAGGAGCTCGACGTCCTGCTCGTCAGCGGCGACGCCTACGTCGATCACCCCTCCTTCGGGACGGCGCTGCTGGGCCGCTGGCTTTGCGCGCACGGTTTCCGGGTCGGCGTCGTCGCCCAACCGCGTTGGGACCGCGTCGACGACGTCGAGCGCATGGGGCGGCCGCGTCTCTTCGCCGGCGCCGGCGCGGGAGCCCTCGACTCCCTGCTCGCCCACTACACGGCCTTCCGCAAGAAGCGCTCCGACGACGCCTATACGCCGGGCGGCAAGGCGGGCGCGAGGCCCAACCGCGCGAGCATCGTCTACGCGGGTCTGCTCAAGCGCGTCTTCCCGGGTCTGCCCGTGGTTCTGGGTGGAGTCGAGGCGTCCCTGCGTCGCGCCGCGCACTACGACTTCTGGAGCGACGCCCTGCGCCGCTCCATCCTCCTCGACGCCAAGGCCGACCTCCTCGTCTGCGGGATGGGGGAGCGCGCCGTCCTCGAGCTTGCACGGCGGCTGGACGCGGGCGGAGACAAGAACGATTGGCGCAGGGTTCCCGGGGTCGCCTTCGTCGGGAAGCCGGAGGACATCCCCGCAGGGGCCGAGGTCCTGGCGCTTCCCTCGTATGAGGAGATCCTCGCCGATCCGAAGAAGCTCATGTCCGCGACGCTCGCGCTCGAGCGCCAGATGATGGGCGGGCGCTGGGCGGCGCAGGCGCACGGTGCGCCGTCCGTGCTCCCCTCGCACCGCCCCGCTGACGCTCCGGGGCGGCAGAGGGGCGGCGCGCGCAGCGTCCTCTTCACGCCGGTCGCCGAGCCGCTCTCGACCGCCGAGCTCGACGCGCTCTACGGTCTGCCCTTCGCGCGCGCCGCGCATCCCTCCTATCGCGAGGAGATCCCCGCCGTCGAGATGATCCGGGGGAGCGTCGTCTCCCATCGCGGCTGCGCGGGCGGCTGCTCCTTCTGCGCGCTCGCCCTGCACCAGGGGCGGCGCATCGCCTCGCGCAGCCAGGCCTCCATCGAGGGGGAGGTCCGCGCGCTTTCCAAGAGCGCAGGCTTCGACGGCTCGGTCAGCGACGTGGGCGGACCCAGCGCCAACATGTGGGGCGCGCGCTGTGCGGCCGATCCGGCGAAGTGCCGCCGGGAGAGCTGTCTGACCCCCGCGCTCTGCCCGCACTTCCAGGACGATCAGGAGGGGCTCGTCGAGCTGCTGCGCGCGCTCAAGCGCCTGCCCGGGGTCCAGCACGTGCGGGTCGCCAGCGGCGTGCGCCACGACCTGGCCGCACGCAGCCCGGCCTATCAGCGCGCGCTCGCCGCGGAGTTCACCGGCGGCCAGCTCAAGCTCGCGCCCGAGCACGCCTGCGAGCGCGTGCTCGAGCTCATGCGCAAGCCGTCCTTCAAGGCCTTCGAGGAGTTCCTCACGGTCTTCGAGCGGGAGTCGAAGGCGGCCGGCAAGGAACAGTTCGTCGTCCCCTACCTCATGAGCGCATTCCCCGGCTGCACCGAGGCCGACATGCACGCGCTCGCGCGCTGGCTCAAGCGGCGCGGCTGGAAGCCGCGTCAGGTGCAGTGCTTCGTCCCGACCCCCGGCACCGTCGCGGCCGCGATGTTCTTCGGCGGGACCGATCCTGCCGGGAACCCCATCCCGGTGGCGCGGACCGACGCCCAGCGCCTGCGCCAGCACGCCATCCTCGTCGGCGATTGGGGAAAGGTCGAGTGA
- a CDS encoding S8 family serine peptidase codes for MKRLLSTAVASALLLLSFSPCTPVVAQVVVGASAHSAPVAPVMPVAGLNAGALAGTLNLGASALNGNLAPLLQNGLRALPVVAAKVQAAAPAAAQTAASQGGVATQALQTPDGRPTPFASTMQALGEKTPEFKDMPAGAQKDEAGRDFSARIGEGAPAAVAANDPVAPEVELLVSAADGSGRQLTQDIYPEYLSQTSNLKAVETALQKQLLAFGITRSLLSVHGATALGTVASINTTVLRVPGKDADSLRDALKALGLEVQVGRTFALPKPMEAEPAAKTIGLKEMNAVIGADKLQAELKKVLGEPAAPAPEAGKASFLQRAATWLKSKLLGTAVENPVLPFALLDSWSFVDHPFMKGHYLKSVANDNDGEAHGTHTGGTIIGVDIYNYAGRNYNIFPNGSASEGDILFKLNMAQKDGALATSNSWGDGSGNPAGAIEKLFTKQASEGMHHSISAGNSGSRKNTIGGPAIAYHNVDLVINGKVIGQVKRIKAIAASDSDKKTAYFSSRGKGSPTTARDPQYKDWPQKPDESGVGVNLVAPVPSGATVPELGGPGQSMSGTSMSNPGVFGGFMLLTRGILVLLKDYLPALQGAELTQFAMDLARYSMTQTAEKVAPLDEVGDGFINVWNSFQYAAKLLKDNAPQTPTTFLHGVVRRVLGFAPLGR; via the coding sequence ATGAAACGTCTCCTCTCCACGGCAGTCGCCTCCGCGCTTCTGCTCCTGTCGTTCTCACCCTGCACCCCCGTCGTCGCGCAGGTCGTCGTCGGCGCGTCGGCGCACTCGGCCCCGGTCGCGCCGGTCATGCCGGTCGCGGGTCTCAACGCCGGCGCGCTCGCCGGCACGCTGAACCTCGGCGCCTCCGCCCTCAACGGGAACCTCGCACCGCTGCTCCAGAACGGCCTGCGCGCCCTTCCCGTCGTGGCCGCGAAGGTCCAGGCGGCCGCGCCCGCCGCCGCTCAGACCGCCGCTTCGCAGGGCGGCGTCGCGACGCAGGCGCTGCAGACCCCCGACGGACGGCCGACGCCCTTCGCGTCGACGATGCAGGCGCTCGGCGAGAAGACCCCCGAGTTCAAGGACATGCCGGCCGGCGCTCAGAAGGACGAGGCGGGCCGCGACTTCTCGGCCCGCATCGGCGAAGGCGCTCCCGCGGCCGTCGCCGCGAACGATCCCGTCGCCCCGGAGGTCGAGCTCCTCGTCTCGGCCGCCGACGGCTCGGGCCGCCAGCTGACCCAGGACATCTATCCGGAATACCTCTCGCAGACCTCCAACCTCAAGGCCGTCGAGACCGCGCTGCAGAAGCAGCTGCTGGCCTTCGGCATCACGCGCTCGCTCCTCTCGGTCCACGGAGCGACGGCGCTCGGCACCGTCGCCTCCATCAACACCACGGTGCTCCGCGTGCCCGGCAAGGACGCGGACTCCCTCAGAGACGCCCTCAAGGCCCTCGGCCTCGAGGTGCAGGTCGGCCGCACGTTCGCCCTCCCGAAGCCGATGGAGGCGGAGCCCGCCGCGAAGACCATCGGCCTCAAGGAGATGAACGCGGTCATCGGCGCCGACAAGCTCCAGGCCGAGCTCAAGAAGGTGCTCGGCGAGCCGGCCGCACCGGCCCCGGAAGCGGGTAAGGCGTCCTTCCTCCAGCGCGCGGCGACCTGGCTGAAGTCGAAGCTGCTGGGCACGGCCGTCGAGAACCCGGTCCTGCCCTTCGCCCTGCTCGACAGCTGGTCCTTCGTCGACCATCCCTTCATGAAGGGACACTACCTGAAGAGCGTAGCCAACGACAACGACGGCGAGGCGCACGGCACGCACACCGGCGGAACCATCATCGGCGTCGACATCTACAATTACGCGGGACGCAACTACAACATCTTCCCCAACGGGAGCGCCTCGGAAGGGGACATCCTCTTCAAGCTCAACATGGCGCAGAAGGACGGCGCCCTGGCGACCTCGAACTCGTGGGGAGACGGCTCCGGCAATCCCGCGGGCGCCATCGAGAAGCTGTTCACGAAACAGGCCTCGGAGGGGATGCACCACAGCATCTCCGCCGGCAACTCCGGCTCCCGCAAGAACACCATCGGCGGACCGGCGATCGCGTACCACAACGTCGACCTGGTCATCAACGGCAAGGTCATCGGCCAGGTCAAGCGCATCAAGGCGATCGCGGCCTCGGACTCGGACAAGAAGACCGCGTACTTCTCCTCCCGCGGGAAGGGCAGCCCCACGACGGCCCGCGACCCCCAGTACAAGGACTGGCCCCAGAAGCCCGATGAATCGGGAGTGGGCGTGAACCTCGTGGCCCCCGTGCCGAGCGGCGCGACGGTCCCCGAGCTCGGCGGGCCCGGCCAGTCGATGTCCGGGACCTCGATGAGCAACCCGGGCGTGTTCGGCGGCTTCATGCTCCTGACGCGCGGCATCCTCGTCCTGCTCAAGGACTATCTGCCGGCGCTGCAGGGCGCGGAGCTGACGCAGTTCGCGATGGACCTCGCCCGCTACTCCATGACGCAGACGGCGGAGAAGGTCGCCCCGCTCGACGAGGTCGGCGACGGCTTCATCAACGTCTGGAACTCGTTCCAGTACGCGGCGAAGCTGCTCAAGGACAACGCGCCGCAGACGCCGACGACGTTCCTGCACGGCGTCGTGCGCCGCGTCCTGGGCTTCGCACCGCTCGGCCGCTGA
- a CDS encoding EamA family transporter, whose amino-acid sequence MSGPLVALLAAALFGVTPALLKPIAGGASALALAGLLYLGSGLGLLPFALRDLRSLVLLRARARMFLLGTVLFGGALAPALLLAALRRGGAFEVSAMLNLECVATALLARIFFREHVAGRIWGALALLCVGGALTGWTPGTSAGFSSAAFLAAGACVCWGLDNNLTRELEEVPPSLLAFVKGLAAGVFNLLLALLFASRFPSAGAAGWTLLVGALGYGLSLVLLIGALRALGAARAGAYFAAGPFIGMFASALLLGENPTGPQAAGALLMAAGVLVLHGERHEHPHSHAPQRHRHPHSHDEHHAGHRHEGDELEGHEHVHEHAPMTHTHTHWPDVHHRH is encoded by the coding sequence GTGAGCGGCCCTCTCGTCGCCCTTCTCGCGGCCGCCCTCTTCGGGGTCACCCCGGCGCTCCTGAAGCCCATCGCCGGGGGAGCCTCCGCCCTCGCGCTCGCCGGTCTGCTCTACCTCGGCTCCGGTCTCGGCCTGCTTCCCTTCGCTCTGCGGGACCTGCGGAGCCTCGTCCTCCTGCGCGCGCGGGCCCGCATGTTCCTTCTGGGGACCGTGCTCTTCGGCGGAGCGCTCGCGCCGGCCCTGCTCCTCGCGGCCCTGCGGCGGGGAGGAGCGTTCGAGGTCTCCGCGATGCTCAATCTCGAGTGCGTCGCGACCGCGCTGCTCGCGCGGATCTTTTTCCGCGAGCATGTCGCCGGCCGCATCTGGGGAGCGCTCGCGCTGCTCTGCGTCGGCGGCGCGCTCACGGGCTGGACGCCGGGGACCTCCGCCGGGTTCTCTTCAGCCGCCTTCCTGGCGGCGGGCGCCTGCGTCTGCTGGGGCCTGGACAACAACCTCACCCGCGAGCTCGAGGAGGTCCCTCCCTCCCTGCTCGCCTTTGTCAAAGGTCTGGCGGCCGGCGTCTTCAACCTGCTGCTGGCGCTCCTCTTCGCGTCCCGCTTCCCTTCAGCGGGCGCGGCGGGGTGGACGCTCCTGGTCGGCGCGCTCGGCTACGGGCTGAGCCTCGTCCTGCTCATCGGCGCCCTGCGGGCCCTCGGGGCGGCCCGCGCCGGCGCCTACTTCGCGGCGGGCCCGTTCATCGGGATGTTCGCGAGCGCGCTCCTGCTCGGAGAGAACCCGACCGGGCCCCAGGCCGCCGGAGCCCTGCTCATGGCCGCCGGCGTCCTCGTCCTTCACGGCGAGCGCCACGAGCACCCTCACTCGCACGCGCCGCAGAGGCACAGGCATCCTCATTCCCATGACGAGCATCACGCCGGACACCGCCACGAGGGGGACGAGCTCGAGGGGCACGAGCACGTCCACGAGCACGCGCCGATGACGCACACGCACACCCACTGGCCCGACGTGCATCACCGTCATTAA
- a CDS encoding PC4/YdbC family ssDNA-binding protein translates to MAESPEFKPLAMVGTIPTSETSELRYYIDEYNGYPYASIRTFVNRDNYAGPTKAGITMNPAVLEKVLETLGKLPDEPQATEDVELARIPRRLGLELVVRITIYRDSTGVDLREWVDDGTYKGWSKRGVRIAYGDLKKSIVFLKEMLGLLKERTKTAAPAGEKKPRARKASGGAPPPKDG, encoded by the coding sequence ATGGCGGAGTCGCCCGAATTCAAGCCGCTCGCGATGGTCGGGACCATCCCGACCTCCGAGACCTCGGAGCTGCGGTACTACATCGACGAGTACAACGGCTATCCCTACGCTTCCATCCGCACCTTCGTCAACCGCGACAACTACGCGGGGCCCACGAAGGCCGGCATCACGATGAACCCGGCGGTGCTCGAGAAGGTGCTCGAGACGCTGGGGAAGCTCCCCGACGAGCCCCAGGCCACCGAGGACGTCGAGCTCGCGCGCATCCCGCGCCGGCTCGGTCTCGAGCTGGTCGTGCGCATCACGATCTACCGCGACTCGACGGGCGTGGACCTGCGCGAATGGGTGGACGACGGCACCTACAAGGGCTGGTCGAAGCGCGGGGTGCGCATCGCCTACGGCGACCTCAAGAAGTCGATCGTCTTCCTGAAGGAGATGCTCGGCCTGCTCAAGGAACGGACGAAGACCGCCGCGCCGGCGGGCGAGAAGAAGCCGCGCGCTCGGAAAGCCAGCGGAGGAGCTCCTCCACCAAAGGACGGTTGA
- a CDS encoding M3 family oligoendopeptidase translates to MTRTLTTLLTLILSLPALAAPYKPDANAPRAAVPVEYTWDLSTLYKDDASWEKAMSDAAAKIRALAMHKGQLSQPASARDTLNDYFATRQLVDRAAAYAHLQAAVDTESPQVQEKDQRALKLGSDFRSSSAFIRLELLRLDDKAAAALLADPLLAPYRDYVSDLRRRRTHLLGDEGEKVLSLAEDNLWSETDLNEIPSDVERVFKAATHDIEFPLIKDEEGKEVRLTLSNYAKYRASKDRRVRRETVEALFGTLRKNKDILAATLGGEAKRDVFLARARGYARSADAYLDREGVPTAMVETLVEAVHRNLKPLHRYVALRKKILGVDEFRFYDLYPPLVPAAEKEVPYDEGLKDVFAALKPLGPDYAAELKTLLADRMSDVYPCKGKDSGAFAHSLWGLPPRVMLNHFDQVDDVSTAAHEYGHAMHSALNMAANAAPDFGYSSLIAETASTFNEMLLARHLLAKYKGDDTMRLYLLGNLLDTLRGTIYRQTLFTEFELKLHGFVEQGVPVTPELLNRTYADLVKLYYGPDFVLGPDDGIEWAYIPHFYWKHYVFSYAGGLSSSIALSEKVYKGEKGARENYLGMLRNPRELPPVESMRGAGVDLLKPDYVDAAGRLMDETVAEMEKLAERTILKKK, encoded by the coding sequence ATGACGCGGACCCTCACGACGCTGTTGACGCTCATCCTCTCTCTACCGGCCCTCGCCGCACCCTACAAGCCCGACGCGAACGCGCCGCGCGCCGCGGTTCCCGTCGAGTACACCTGGGACCTCTCCACCCTCTACAAGGACGACGCCTCCTGGGAGAAGGCCATGTCCGACGCCGCGGCGAAGATCAGAGCCCTCGCCATGCACAAGGGACAGCTCTCCCAGCCCGCGTCGGCCCGCGACACGCTCAACGACTACTTCGCGACCCGCCAGCTCGTCGACCGGGCGGCCGCCTACGCGCACCTTCAGGCCGCCGTCGACACCGAGAGCCCGCAGGTCCAGGAGAAGGACCAGCGCGCGCTCAAGCTCGGCAGCGACTTCCGCTCCTCCTCCGCGTTCATCCGCCTCGAGCTCCTGCGCCTCGACGATAAGGCCGCCGCGGCGCTCCTCGCCGACCCCCTGCTCGCTCCTTACCGGGACTACGTCTCGGACCTGCGCCGCCGCCGCACGCACCTGCTCGGCGACGAGGGAGAGAAGGTCCTCTCCCTGGCCGAGGACAACCTCTGGTCCGAGACCGACCTCAACGAGATCCCCTCCGACGTCGAGCGCGTCTTCAAGGCCGCGACCCACGACATCGAATTCCCCCTCATCAAGGACGAGGAGGGCAAGGAGGTCCGCCTCACGCTCTCCAACTACGCGAAGTACCGCGCCTCCAAGGACCGACGCGTGCGCCGCGAGACGGTGGAGGCGCTCTTCGGGACCCTCAGGAAGAACAAGGACATCCTCGCCGCCACACTCGGAGGCGAGGCCAAGCGCGACGTCTTCCTCGCCCGCGCCCGCGGCTACGCCCGTTCGGCCGACGCCTACCTCGACCGCGAAGGCGTCCCGACCGCGATGGTCGAGACGCTCGTGGAGGCCGTGCACCGCAACCTCAAGCCCCTGCACCGCTACGTGGCCCTGCGCAAGAAGATCCTCGGGGTCGACGAGTTCCGCTTCTACGACCTCTATCCGCCGCTCGTCCCCGCCGCTGAGAAGGAAGTCCCCTACGACGAGGGCTTGAAGGACGTCTTCGCCGCGCTCAAGCCGCTGGGTCCCGACTACGCGGCCGAGCTCAAGACGCTGCTCGCCGACCGCATGAGCGACGTCTACCCGTGCAAGGGAAAGGACAGCGGGGCCTTCGCGCACTCCCTCTGGGGCCTGCCGCCGCGGGTGATGCTCAACCACTTCGACCAGGTCGACGACGTCTCCACCGCCGCCCATGAGTACGGCCACGCGATGCACAGCGCGCTCAACATGGCGGCCAACGCGGCTCCCGACTTCGGCTACTCCTCGCTCATCGCCGAGACCGCCTCGACCTTCAATGAGATGCTGCTCGCGCGCCACCTGCTCGCCAAGTACAAGGGCGACGACACGATGCGCCTCTACCTGCTCGGGAACCTGCTCGACACCCTGCGCGGCACCATCTACCGCCAGACGCTCTTCACCGAGTTCGAGCTCAAGCTCCACGGCTTCGTCGAACAGGGCGTCCCGGTCACGCCCGAGCTCCTCAACCGGACCTACGCCGACCTCGTGAAGCTCTACTACGGACCGGACTTCGTCCTCGGCCCCGACGACGGCATCGAGTGGGCCTACATCCCGCACTTCTACTGGAAGCACTACGTCTTCAGCTACGCCGGCGGACTCTCGAGCTCCATCGCCCTCTCCGAGAAGGTCTACAAAGGAGAGAAGGGCGCGAGAGAGAACTACCTCGGGATGCTCCGCAACCCGCGCGAGCTTCCTCCCGTCGAGTCCATGCGCGGCGCCGGGGTGGACCTGCTCAAGCCCGACTACGTCGACGCGGCCGGCCGGCTCATGGACGAGACCGTCGCCGAGATGGAGAAGCTCGCCGAGAGGACCATCCTTAAAAAGAAGTAG
- a CDS encoding PGPGW domain-containing protein: MIRRLRTVLFLALCAPLPAAAQAVRVVSPVSAVVPSAGVPVPPTIVRFESGLMRPTLPVVASAFVPSATVLAAPVPSAASLHPASRALVLPAAAVGLKLETPGSEPGVEPERRRPVGRFAELRTARTLPRLVFDGAVGEAKAAAAVEVGPGHAAIWRTALARAAAKSPGAAIRFVRLHLPARPDPARPSLLKRLRASPWGLALGYTLLVAGAVMVVGPGPGMITVLAGLYLLSPHSDWARRGFAKVRAFAKGKIGGQRLRGLERFLGMY; the protein is encoded by the coding sequence ATGATCCGCCGACTCCGGACCGTTCTGTTTCTGGCGCTCTGCGCGCCGCTTCCCGCCGCCGCCCAGGCGGTCCGCGTCGTCTCGCCGGTCTCCGCGGTCGTCCCGTCCGCCGGCGTACCCGTGCCTCCGACGATCGTCCGCTTCGAGAGCGGACTCATGCGCCCGACGCTTCCCGTCGTCGCGTCCGCGTTCGTCCCATCCGCGACGGTCCTCGCCGCTCCGGTCCCATCGGCGGCGAGCCTGCACCCCGCTTCCCGGGCGCTAGTGCTCCCCGCGGCCGCCGTCGGCCTGAAGCTCGAGACCCCCGGGAGCGAGCCGGGCGTCGAGCCGGAAAGGCGGAGGCCCGTCGGCCGCTTCGCCGAGCTCAGGACGGCGCGGACGCTCCCCCGTCTCGTCTTCGACGGGGCCGTCGGCGAAGCGAAGGCCGCGGCGGCGGTCGAGGTCGGACCCGGACATGCGGCGATCTGGCGCACGGCCCTCGCTCGCGCCGCGGCGAAGTCGCCGGGCGCCGCGATCCGCTTCGTACGGCTCCATCTCCCCGCGCGGCCGGACCCGGCGCGTCCCTCTCTCCTCAAGCGCCTGCGCGCGAGCCCCTGGGGCCTCGCGCTCGGCTACACGCTGCTCGTCGCCGGCGCCGTCATGGTCGTCGGTCCCGGACCGGGCATGATCACCGTTCTTGCGGGGCTCTACCTGCTGAGCCCGCATTCCGACTGGGCGCGCCGGGGGTTCGCGAAGGTCCGCGCCTTCGCCAAGGGCAAGATCGGCGGCCAGCGTCTGCGGGGACTCGAGCGCTTTCTCGGGATGTATTGA